GGGCTTCCCACCATGGCTACGGCCAACGCCATGTATCACCGCCTTGCAGATACATACCGTGCGTTGTTCGATGATTCCGGTACAACGCCTTCGCTCATGCTGGCGCATGGCCAACGGAACATCGAGGATGCATTCCTGCGAACCATAGCTCTGGAGGGCGACGCAGCGCCGCGCATGGGCGAGTTGAAAGACGTGACATGCAGCCAGTGGCTTGCGGACAACCGCAAGAAGGCTCTGCTTGCGCCGTGCGGGGCAGGAACGCTGGATCAGGCTTTGCTCGCCGTTCTGCCGGCAAAACATCAGAGCCTGCGCCTGGCTGGGCTGAGCCGGACCGTGCTCGTCGCCGACGAAGTCCATTCCTACGACTTCTATACCGGCGAACTCCTCGCCACGCTGCTCACCTTCATCGCGGCCATGGGCTCCAGCGCCATCCTGCTTACGGCCACGCTGCCGCAATCCTTGCGTCTCAAACTCGTCCAGGCGTTTCAGCGGGGGCTAGGAAGCGGGTTGTCCCAGTCGATGGACAAGGATGACTTTCCATTGGCCACACGTGTGGATGGTTCCGGTGCGGTAACCGAGTCCCCAATTCCTGTGGAGGATGGAAGCGGAAAGACCACGGCCGTGGAGCTTGTTCACGACGAGCACGCAATGTTCGAGGCCCTGGTCGAAGCGAGCAGGGCCGGAGCGTGTGCGTGCTGGGTGCGCAACACCGTGGATCAGGCCATCGATACTGCCCGACGGCTGGTGGACGAGCACGGCCTGTCCCCGGACAAGGTTATTCTGTGTCACGCCCGCTTCGCCATGTGCGACAGGCTGGAGCGCGAGAAGGAGATTCTGCGCCGCTTCGGCAAGAAATCCAGACCCGAAGACCGCGCCGGGTACGTGCTTGTCGGGTCCCAGGTCCTGGAACAATCGCTCGATTACGATGTCGACCTCATGCTCTCGGATCTTGCGCCCATGGCTGACCTTATCCAGCGGGCAGGGCGGTGCCACCGTCACAGGCGTGAGCGTCCGGAGGGATACGGAGAATCTCGGCTTCTCGTCCTCTCTCCCGAACCAATCGATACCCCCGCGGCCGACTGGTACGGCGCCGTGCTTGGCAAGGCGCGATTCGTATATCGCCGGCAGGCGCTGCTCTGGCGCACGGCGCGGTTGTTGCGTGATGTGCGCCGCATAGTCCTGCCGCAGGAAGCCCGGAAGCTCATGGAAGGGGCGTATGGCGAGGAGATTGCCGCACCGGACATTTTGGTGCGCGCAGATGCGGACGCAGAAGGCGAAGCGCTGGCAGATAAAAGCCTGGCGACCCAGAATGGCCTAGATCTCACTCAAGGGTATGCATCCGGCGCGGGCAGTGGTTGGGCTGATGAAACGCTCGCGTTCACTCGTTTGGGGGACGAGCGCGTGCAGCTGCGGCTTTGCCGCATACAGGACGACGGCAGCATCGAGTTGTGGGCTGGCGGGGCAGGGGCCAAAGCCTGCGCGCTCTCCGAGGTTTCGGTTTCCACCAAGCGCGTGGACAAGCCGGACTCAGAAACCGTCAGTTCGGCGCTGGATGGCTTTGCCGAAACCATGCCGG
This genomic interval from Oceanidesulfovibrio indonesiensis contains the following:
- the cas3 gene encoding CRISPR-associated helicase Cas3', whose translation is MKTIRYWGKAQPDSTSHHLLQFHCLDVAAVLTELLHVDEILRKRVEGLARCPFGEILPILQFFAAIHDIGKFSAGFQWKRADIAEKFGHPPYLRANKPPHHTEAGWWFYQNRIMSRKTDLPQLAAWRAQRRVLTPLAMASIGHHGAPVDGQEVNTRDFSYSHEAALGHAAAMAELYLPAEPPDTLDDEDQFKPLSWLFAGIMVVADWIGSSEEYFPYRAQPMDAREYFAKAQEQARDAVRNCGLLHPAAALGREFTSLLPQLKGHSPRPLQQYAMTKAVVDGGPQLHIFEDLTGCGKTEAALLCAHAIMKQGGCSGLYVGLPTMATANAMYHRLADTYRALFDDSGTTPSLMLAHGQRNIEDAFLRTIALEGDAAPRMGELKDVTCSQWLADNRKKALLAPCGAGTLDQALLAVLPAKHQSLRLAGLSRTVLVADEVHSYDFYTGELLATLLTFIAAMGSSAILLTATLPQSLRLKLVQAFQRGLGSGLSQSMDKDDFPLATRVDGSGAVTESPIPVEDGSGKTTAVELVHDEHAMFEALVEASRAGACACWVRNTVDQAIDTARRLVDEHGLSPDKVILCHARFAMCDRLEREKEILRRFGKKSRPEDRAGYVLVGSQVLEQSLDYDVDLMLSDLAPMADLIQRAGRCHRHRRERPEGYGESRLLVLSPEPIDTPAADWYGAVLGKARFVYRRQALLWRTARLLRDVRRIVLPQEARKLMEGAYGEEIAAPDILVRADADAEGEALADKSLATQNGLDLTQGYASGAGSGWADETLAFTRLGDERVQLRLCRIQDDGSIELWAGGAGAKACALSEVSVSTKRVDKPDSETVSSALDGFAETMPDKGRWVRLVALRQTGDGEWAGQVPRDGKLVSVRYSRAKGLSIDGE